Proteins from one Pseudomonadota bacterium genomic window:
- the dapA gene encoding 4-hydroxy-tetrahydrodipicolinate synthase, translating into MFSGSMVAIVTPFTNGSIDQQALRALVEFHLENGTDAIVPCGTTGESATLSHAEHDQVVELVIEAVNGRVPVIAGAGSNNTAEAIRLTRHAKEAGADGVLLITPYYNKPTQEGLFQHFSAIAGKVEIPMVLYNVPSRTGIDMLPATVARLAEIPQIVGIKEATGSISRATAIVNSCGPDFSLISGDDPIFFPLLCVGGKGVISVTANIVPDLFSSLYDHFTAGNLDAARELHLRLQKLIQTMFIETNPIPVKESLAMMGKVKQELRLPLCPLADSNREVLRSVLKEYELIS; encoded by the coding sequence ATGTTTTCTGGTTCCATGGTTGCCATTGTCACCCCGTTTACTAACGGCAGCATAGATCAACAGGCCCTTCGGGCCCTGGTTGAGTTTCACCTGGAAAATGGGACGGATGCCATTGTTCCCTGTGGAACTACCGGCGAGTCCGCGACCCTGTCCCACGCCGAACACGATCAGGTAGTTGAGCTGGTTATTGAGGCGGTTAACGGTCGGGTTCCGGTGATTGCCGGTGCTGGATCAAATAATACCGCTGAAGCAATCCGCTTGACCAGGCATGCTAAAGAAGCCGGTGCCGACGGTGTTCTGCTGATCACCCCCTATTATAATAAACCGACCCAGGAAGGCCTTTTTCAGCATTTTTCCGCCATTGCCGGCAAGGTGGAAATTCCCATGGTTCTTTACAATGTTCCCAGCCGGACCGGCATTGATATGCTGCCGGCAACCGTTGCCCGCCTGGCTGAAATTCCCCAGATTGTCGGGATCAAGGAAGCCACCGGCAGTATAAGCCGGGCAACGGCGATCGTCAATTCCTGCGGTCCTGACTTCTCCCTGATTTCCGGAGACGACCCGATATTTTTCCCCCTCTTGTGCGTCGGTGGTAAGGGAGTGATTTCGGTGACGGCCAATATTGTTCCAGACCTGTTTTCTTCTTTGTATGACCATTTTACGGCTGGTAACCTGGACGCCGCCCGGGAGCTTCACCTGCGGCTGCAGAAGTTGATTCAGACCATGTTTATCGAAACGAATCCTATACCGGTAAAAGAATCTCTGGCAATGATGGGGAAGGTGAAACAGGAACTGCGTTTACCACTTTGTCCTTTGGCTGACAGCAACCGGGAAGTGCTCCGGAGTGTACTCAAGGAGTACGAGCTGATCTCCTGA
- the dapF gene encoding diaminopimelate epimerase, producing the protein MAEEKGKMVPVIPFWKMNGSGNDFIMVDNREGIFPDDDRVVLISRLCQRQTGVGADGIILLENDPEVDFVWRFYNADGSEAEMCGNGGRCAARFAFLHEMAGTRMTFRTLAGLIRAEINQDQVKLELPPPVDFRREIVLEAGDETVTLDFINTGVPHAVLIVEDHEVARVKEIGRLLRFHDQFQPAGTNVNFISVADRHNLKVRTYERGVEDETLACGTGSVAACLVASARELVDSPTRVETRSGEKLLVYYCRAAAGFTEVFLEGDAKIVYEGNIVQEFLS; encoded by the coding sequence ATGGCTGAGGAAAAGGGAAAAATGGTGCCGGTAATCCCATTCTGGAAAATGAATGGCAGTGGTAATGACTTTATCATGGTTGATAACCGGGAGGGAATTTTTCCGGATGATGACCGGGTAGTGCTGATTTCCCGCCTCTGCCAGCGGCAGACCGGCGTTGGAGCCGACGGGATCATCCTGCTGGAAAATGATCCGGAGGTTGATTTTGTCTGGCGTTTTTACAATGCCGATGGTTCCGAGGCCGAAATGTGTGGCAACGGCGGCCGCTGTGCCGCCCGTTTTGCCTTTCTGCATGAGATGGCCGGAACCCGGATGACCTTTCGCACTCTTGCCGGCCTGATAAGAGCTGAAATTAACCAGGATCAGGTCAAATTGGAATTACCTCCGCCAGTGGATTTCCGCCGGGAGATTGTTCTTGAAGCCGGGGATGAAACCGTGACCCTTGATTTTATCAATACCGGCGTTCCCCATGCGGTGCTCATCGTCGAAGACCATGAAGTGGCCAGGGTCAAGGAAATAGGGCGTTTACTTCGTTTTCATGACCAATTTCAACCGGCGGGTACTAACGTGAATTTTATTTCAGTGGCTGACCGCCACAATTTGAAGGTGCGGACCTATGAGCGGGGGGTTGAGGATGAAACCCTTGCCTGTGGTACCGGTTCGGTTGCCGCCTGTCTGGTGGCCAGCGCCAGGGAACTGGTAGATTCCCCCACCCGGGTTGAAACTAGATCCGGGGAAAAGCTGCTGGTCTATTACTGTCGTGCTGCTGCCGGTTTTACGGAAGTTTTTCTTGAAGGGGATGCCAAAATAGTATATGAGGGAAACATAGTGCAGGAATTTTTATCGTAG
- a CDS encoding DUF4416 family protein, translating into MNSSVDSANLPEPVLLLVSILGREDERLLAVVPELEERFGLLDCLTPRLPFDFSPYYEREMGRPLWRRLAVFAEPFHRQQLPAVKALTNKLEGQLADPSGQRTVNLDPGYLAIEHLVLATTKKSYHRPYLGEGIYADLTLIYQYGSYQALPWTYPDYASEYYTDFFADLRSKLLWLRKREKWCR; encoded by the coding sequence GTGAACAGTAGTGTTGATAGTGCCAATCTTCCCGAACCGGTTTTACTGCTGGTCAGTATCCTGGGGCGTGAGGATGAAAGGCTGCTGGCAGTCGTTCCCGAGTTGGAAGAAAGATTTGGCCTGCTGGATTGCCTGACGCCCCGGTTGCCTTTTGATTTCAGTCCTTATTATGAACGGGAAATGGGCCGCCCGCTCTGGCGTCGATTGGCGGTTTTTGCCGAGCCATTTCACCGGCAGCAGTTGCCGGCGGTGAAAGCCCTGACTAATAAACTGGAAGGGCAGCTGGCCGATCCTTCTGGTCAGCGAACCGTGAACCTTGATCCCGGCTACCTTGCCATTGAACATCTGGTGCTGGCAACTACCAAAAAATCATATCATCGTCCTTATCTGGGTGAAGGAATTTATGCGGATTTGACCCTTATCTATCAATATGGGAGCTATCAGGCTTTGCCATGGACCTATCCGGATTATGCCAGTGAATACTACACCGACTTTTTTGCCGATTTAAGGAGTAAACTACTATGGCTGAGGAAAAGGGAAAAATGGTGCCGGTAA
- a CDS encoding PfkB family carbohydrate kinase: MKMFSRQRLEDIIAGIAGLRIMVVGDVMVDQFIRGAVERISPEAPVPVVQVQKEQNLPGGAANVVGNLAALGVRPEIISVIGRDREGELLASMLSAMDCSDGYLVSDEQRRTSMKTRVVAQHQQVVRFDHETLGPLDGVTIDQLQEYIRGLLVNMDGVIISDYGKGVINKPVFDDLVAGCQAAGVFLAVDPKVKNFSFYHDLDLITPNTMEASQACGFSLDTPVAVKKSGIFIKQRFRSASVIITRGEEGMAIFPPAGDMLLLPTLAKEVYDVTGAGDTVIALATAAALVPGVLLAEAAGVANLAAGVAVGKLGTARVTPSEIIDYHQKLMVL; encoded by the coding sequence ATGAAAATGTTTTCCCGACAGCGGTTGGAAGATATTATCGCCGGGATTGCCGGCCTCCGGATCATGGTTGTCGGTGATGTCATGGTGGATCAGTTTATTCGTGGTGCCGTCGAGCGTATTTCTCCCGAAGCCCCGGTGCCGGTGGTTCAGGTGCAAAAGGAACAGAATCTGCCGGGCGGGGCGGCAAATGTGGTGGGTAATCTGGCAGCCTTGGGTGTCCGACCGGAAATTATTTCGGTTATTGGCCGTGATCGTGAGGGAGAACTCCTGGCGTCAATGCTGTCGGCAATGGATTGCTCGGACGGTTATCTGGTCAGTGATGAGCAACGCCGGACCAGTATGAAAACCCGGGTGGTTGCCCAGCACCAGCAGGTGGTTCGCTTTGATCATGAAACCCTGGGTCCTCTTGATGGTGTAACCATTGACCAGCTTCAGGAATATATTCGGGGGCTGTTGGTGAATATGGATGGGGTGATTATCTCTGATTACGGGAAAGGAGTTATAAATAAACCCGTTTTTGATGATCTGGTTGCAGGCTGCCAGGCGGCAGGGGTTTTCCTGGCGGTGGATCCCAAGGTGAAGAATTTTTCTTTTTATCATGACCTGGATCTGATTACCCCAAATACCATGGAAGCTTCACAGGCCTGCGGATTTTCTCTGGACACACCGGTGGCGGTCAAAAAATCAGGAATTTTCATTAAACAGCGGTTTCGCAGCGCCAGTGTTATTATAACCAGGGGAGAAGAGGGGATGGCAATTTTCCCACCTGCCGGCGATATGCTGTTGTTGCCCACCTTGGCCAAGGAGGTTTATGATGTGACGGGAGCGGGTGATACGGTCATTGCCCTGGCGACAGCAGCGGCTCTGGTTCCGGGAGTTTTGCTGGCTGAAGCTGCAGGAGTTGCCAACCTGGCTGCCGGAGTGGCAGTGGGCAAATTGGGGACGGCCCGGGTTACTCCCTCAGAGATTATTGATTACCATCAGAAACTGATGGTTTTGTAG